The Papio anubis isolate 15944 chromosome 1, Panubis1.0, whole genome shotgun sequence genome window below encodes:
- the CSF1 gene encoding macrophage colony-stimulating factor 1 isoform X3: MTAPGAAGRCPPTTWLGSLLLLVCLLASRSITEEVSEYCSHMIGSGHLQSLQRLIDSQMETSCQITFEFVDQEQLKDPVCYLKKAFLLVQDIMEDTMRFRDNTPNAIAIVQLQELSLRLKSCFTKDYEEHDKACVRTFYETPLQLLEKVKNVFNETKNLLDKDWNIFSKNCNNSFAECSGQGHERQREGSSSPQLQESVFHLLVPSVILVLLAVGGLLFYRRRRRSRQEPQRADSPLEQPEGSPLTQDEDRQVELPV; the protein is encoded by the exons ATGACCGCGCCGGGCGCCGCCGGGCGCTGCCCTCCCACG ACATGGCTGGGCTCCCTGCTGTTGTTGGTCTGTCTCCTGGCGAGCAGGAGTATCACCGAGGAGGTGTCGGAGTACTGTAGCCACATGATTGGGAGTGGACACCTGCAGTCTCTGCAGCGGCTG ATTGACAGTCAGATGGAGACCTCGTGCCAAATTACCTTTGAGTTTGTAGACCAGGAACAGTTG AAGGATCCGGTGTGCTACCTTAAGAAGGCATTTCTCCTGGTACAAGACATAATGGAGGACACCATGCGCTTCAGAGACAACACCCCCAATGCCATCGCCATTGTGCAGCTGCAGGAACTCTCTTTGAGGCTGAAGAGCTGCTTCACCAAGGATTATGAAGAGCATGACAAG GCCTGTGTCCGAACTTTCTATGAGACACCTCTCCAGTTGCTGGAGAAGGTCAAGAATGTCTTTAATGAAACAAAGAATCTTCTTGACAAGGACTGGAATATTTTCAGCAAGAACTGCAACAACAGCTTTGCTGAATGCTCCGGCCAAG GCCATGAGAGGCAGCGCGAGGGATCCTCCAGCCCGCAGCTCCAGGAGTCTGTCTTCCACCTGCTGGTGCCCAGTGTCATCCTGGTCTTGCTGGCTGTCGGAGGCCTCTTGTTCTACAGGCGGAGGCGGCGG AGCCGTCAAGAGCCTCAGAGAGCGGATTCTCCCTTGGAGCAGCCAGAAGGCAG CCCCCTGACTCAGGATGAGGACAGACAGGTGGAACTGCCAGTGTAG
- the CSF1 gene encoding macrophage colony-stimulating factor 1 isoform X2 yields MTAPGAAGRCPPTTWLGSLLLLVCLLASRSITEEVSEYCSHMIGSGHLQSLQRLIDSQMETSCQITFEFVDQEQLKDPVCYLKKAFLLVQDIMEDTMRFRDNTPNAIAIVQLQELSLRLKSCFTKDYEEHDKACVRTFYETPLQLLEKVKNVFNETKNLLDKDWNIFSKNCNNSFAECSGQDVVTKPDCNCLYPKAIPSSDPASVSPHQPLAPSMAPMAGLTWDDSEGTEGSSLLPGEQPLRTVDPGSAKQRPPRSTCQSLEPPETPVVKDSTIGGSPQPRPSVGAFNTGMEDIPDSAMGTNWAPEEASGEASEIPVSQGTELYPSRPGGGSMQTEPAKPSNFLSASSPLPASAKGQQLADVTGTALPRVGPMRPTGQDWNHTPQKTDHPSALLRDPPEPGSPRTSPPRPQGLSNPSTLSAQPQLSRSHSSGSVLPLGELEGRRSTRDRRSPAEPEGGPASEGAAGPLARFNSVPLTDTGHERQREGSSSPQLQESVFHLLVPSVILVLLAVGGLLFYRRRRRSRQEPQRADSPLEQPEGSPLTQDEDRQVELPV; encoded by the exons ATGACCGCGCCGGGCGCCGCCGGGCGCTGCCCTCCCACG ACATGGCTGGGCTCCCTGCTGTTGTTGGTCTGTCTCCTGGCGAGCAGGAGTATCACCGAGGAGGTGTCGGAGTACTGTAGCCACATGATTGGGAGTGGACACCTGCAGTCTCTGCAGCGGCTG ATTGACAGTCAGATGGAGACCTCGTGCCAAATTACCTTTGAGTTTGTAGACCAGGAACAGTTG AAGGATCCGGTGTGCTACCTTAAGAAGGCATTTCTCCTGGTACAAGACATAATGGAGGACACCATGCGCTTCAGAGACAACACCCCCAATGCCATCGCCATTGTGCAGCTGCAGGAACTCTCTTTGAGGCTGAAGAGCTGCTTCACCAAGGATTATGAAGAGCATGACAAG GCCTGTGTCCGAACTTTCTATGAGACACCTCTCCAGTTGCTGGAGAAGGTCAAGAATGTCTTTAATGAAACAAAGAATCTTCTTGACAAGGACTGGAATATTTTCAGCAAGAACTGCAACAACAGCTTTGCTGAATGCTCCGGCCAAG ATGTGGTGACCAAGCCTGATTGCAACTGCCTGTACCCCAAAGCCATCCCTAGCAGTGACCCGGCCTCTGTCTCCCCTCATCAACCCCTCGCCCCCTCCATGGCCCCTATGGCTGGCTTGACCTGGGATGACTCTGAGGGAACTGAGGGCAGCTCCCTCTTGCCTGGTGAGCAGCCCCTGCGCACAGTGGATCCAGGCAGTGCCAAGCAGCGACCACCCAGGAGCACCTGCCAGAGCCTTGAGCCGCCAGAGACCCCGGTTGTCAAGGACAGCACCATCggtggctcaccacagcctcgccCCTCTGTCGGGGCCTTCAACACCGGGATGGAGGATATTCCTGATTCGGCAATGGGCACTAACTGGGCCCCAGAAGAAGCCTCTGGAGAGGCCAGTGAGATTCCCGTGTCCCAAGGGACAGAGCTTTACCCCTCCAGGCCAGGAGGGGGCAGCATGCAGACAGAGCCCGCCAAACCCAGCAACTTCCTCTCAGCATCTTCTCCACTCCCTGCATCAGCAAAGGGCCAACAGCTAGCAGATGTAACCGGTACCGCTTTGCCCAGGGTGGGCCCCATGAGGCCCACTGGCCAGGACTGGAATCACACCCCCCAGAAGACAGACCATCCATCTGCCCTGCTGAGAGACCCCCCGGAGCCAGGCTCTCCCAGGACCTCACCACCACGCCCCCAAGGCCTCAGCAACCCCTCCACCCTCTCTGCTCAGCCACAGCTTTCCAGAAGCCACTCCTCGGGCAGCGTGCTGCCCCTTGGGGAgctggagggcaggaggagcaCCAGGGATCGGAGGAGCCCCGCAGAGCCGGAAGGAGGACCAGCAAGTGAAGGGGCAGCTGGGCCCCTGGCCCGTTTTAACTCCGTTCCTTTGACTGACACAGGCCATGAGAGGCAGCGCGAGGGATCCTCCAGCCCGCAGCTCCAGGAGTCTGTCTTCCACCTGCTGGTGCCCAGTGTCATCCTGGTCTTGCTGGCTGTCGGAGGCCTCTTGTTCTACAGGCGGAGGCGGCGG AGCCGTCAAGAGCCTCAGAGAGCGGATTCTCCCTTGGAGCAGCCAGAAGGCAG CCCCCTGACTCAGGATGAGGACAGACAGGTGGAACTGCCAGTGTAG
- the CSF1 gene encoding macrophage colony-stimulating factor 1 isoform X1 has translation MLYPEVRGRACSIVGLRPLFFCCEQGMGITGESEGWGEMTPSLSQTWLGSLLLLVCLLASRSITEEVSEYCSHMIGSGHLQSLQRLIDSQMETSCQITFEFVDQEQLKDPVCYLKKAFLLVQDIMEDTMRFRDNTPNAIAIVQLQELSLRLKSCFTKDYEEHDKACVRTFYETPLQLLEKVKNVFNETKNLLDKDWNIFSKNCNNSFAECSGQDVVTKPDCNCLYPKAIPSSDPASVSPHQPLAPSMAPMAGLTWDDSEGTEGSSLLPGEQPLRTVDPGSAKQRPPRSTCQSLEPPETPVVKDSTIGGSPQPRPSVGAFNTGMEDIPDSAMGTNWAPEEASGEASEIPVSQGTELYPSRPGGGSMQTEPAKPSNFLSASSPLPASAKGQQLADVTGTALPRVGPMRPTGQDWNHTPQKTDHPSALLRDPPEPGSPRTSPPRPQGLSNPSTLSAQPQLSRSHSSGSVLPLGELEGRRSTRDRRSPAEPEGGPASEGAAGPLARFNSVPLTDTGHERQREGSSSPQLQESVFHLLVPSVILVLLAVGGLLFYRRRRRSRQEPQRADSPLEQPEGSPLTQDEDRQVELPV, from the exons ATGCTGTATCCTGAGGTAAGGGGCAGAGCCTGTAGCATTGTAGGTTTGAGGCCTTTGTTTTTCTGCTGTGAGCAGGGCATGGGGATAACTGGGGAGAGTGAGGGCTGGGGAGAAATGACACCCTCTCTGTCACAGACATGGCTGGGCTCCCTGCTGTTGTTGGTCTGTCTCCTGGCGAGCAGGAGTATCACCGAGGAGGTGTCGGAGTACTGTAGCCACATGATTGGGAGTGGACACCTGCAGTCTCTGCAGCGGCTG ATTGACAGTCAGATGGAGACCTCGTGCCAAATTACCTTTGAGTTTGTAGACCAGGAACAGTTG AAGGATCCGGTGTGCTACCTTAAGAAGGCATTTCTCCTGGTACAAGACATAATGGAGGACACCATGCGCTTCAGAGACAACACCCCCAATGCCATCGCCATTGTGCAGCTGCAGGAACTCTCTTTGAGGCTGAAGAGCTGCTTCACCAAGGATTATGAAGAGCATGACAAG GCCTGTGTCCGAACTTTCTATGAGACACCTCTCCAGTTGCTGGAGAAGGTCAAGAATGTCTTTAATGAAACAAAGAATCTTCTTGACAAGGACTGGAATATTTTCAGCAAGAACTGCAACAACAGCTTTGCTGAATGCTCCGGCCAAG ATGTGGTGACCAAGCCTGATTGCAACTGCCTGTACCCCAAAGCCATCCCTAGCAGTGACCCGGCCTCTGTCTCCCCTCATCAACCCCTCGCCCCCTCCATGGCCCCTATGGCTGGCTTGACCTGGGATGACTCTGAGGGAACTGAGGGCAGCTCCCTCTTGCCTGGTGAGCAGCCCCTGCGCACAGTGGATCCAGGCAGTGCCAAGCAGCGACCACCCAGGAGCACCTGCCAGAGCCTTGAGCCGCCAGAGACCCCGGTTGTCAAGGACAGCACCATCggtggctcaccacagcctcgccCCTCTGTCGGGGCCTTCAACACCGGGATGGAGGATATTCCTGATTCGGCAATGGGCACTAACTGGGCCCCAGAAGAAGCCTCTGGAGAGGCCAGTGAGATTCCCGTGTCCCAAGGGACAGAGCTTTACCCCTCCAGGCCAGGAGGGGGCAGCATGCAGACAGAGCCCGCCAAACCCAGCAACTTCCTCTCAGCATCTTCTCCACTCCCTGCATCAGCAAAGGGCCAACAGCTAGCAGATGTAACCGGTACCGCTTTGCCCAGGGTGGGCCCCATGAGGCCCACTGGCCAGGACTGGAATCACACCCCCCAGAAGACAGACCATCCATCTGCCCTGCTGAGAGACCCCCCGGAGCCAGGCTCTCCCAGGACCTCACCACCACGCCCCCAAGGCCTCAGCAACCCCTCCACCCTCTCTGCTCAGCCACAGCTTTCCAGAAGCCACTCCTCGGGCAGCGTGCTGCCCCTTGGGGAgctggagggcaggaggagcaCCAGGGATCGGAGGAGCCCCGCAGAGCCGGAAGGAGGACCAGCAAGTGAAGGGGCAGCTGGGCCCCTGGCCCGTTTTAACTCCGTTCCTTTGACTGACACAGGCCATGAGAGGCAGCGCGAGGGATCCTCCAGCCCGCAGCTCCAGGAGTCTGTCTTCCACCTGCTGGTGCCCAGTGTCATCCTGGTCTTGCTGGCTGTCGGAGGCCTCTTGTTCTACAGGCGGAGGCGGCGG AGCCGTCAAGAGCCTCAGAGAGCGGATTCTCCCTTGGAGCAGCCAGAAGGCAG CCCCCTGACTCAGGATGAGGACAGACAGGTGGAACTGCCAGTGTAG